From Woronichinia naegeliana WA131, the proteins below share one genomic window:
- a CDS encoding NAD(P)H-hydrate dehydratase encodes MRQVEEYLFSLGMPVAALMEKAALLISDRLQQLYPVLLYPQVGILVGPGHNGGDALVIARELWLGGYQVQIYCPFNQLKALTKNHTQYAQSLGISFVDDVSQLQKSDFLVDGLFGFGLTRALTDNIAEIIIQVNQWQLPIASIDIPSGLHTDTGEVLGTAIVASQSFCLGLWKLAYFQDPALPYFGQVERLDFGIPAHFLQASLAHEITPKILSQSLALDCLPLPRPLLAHKYQQGHLLLICGSRRYAGGAILAALGARASGIGMLSIAVPAELKPLLVSHLPEALIIDCPETNSGAIANLPSLIEDFSQYSLIAIGPGLTLECQALVSKVLKADIPVIIDADGLTSLAQLGVNKILSHRSKPTILTPHLGEFKRLFPDLNNPNTDRIKSVQQAAKTSQGIILLKGARTAIAAPDGQTWLIPESTPALARGGSGDVLTGLMGGLLAQSLDCHYPLAQMVATAAWWHAQAGILAVKERTELGVDAFTLSQYLIPAIQQFSES; translated from the coding sequence ATGCGCCAGGTGGAAGAATACCTTTTTTCCCTGGGAATGCCCGTTGCAGCCTTAATGGAAAAAGCGGCTCTCTTAATTAGCGATCGTCTTCAACAATTGTATCCTGTATTGTTATATCCTCAAGTCGGTATTTTGGTCGGGCCAGGCCACAATGGTGGTGATGCTCTGGTGATCGCGCGGGAATTGTGGCTAGGGGGTTATCAGGTGCAAATCTATTGTCCTTTTAATCAACTCAAAGCCTTAACAAAAAACCATACCCAGTATGCCCAGAGTTTAGGAATAAGCTTTGTTGATGACGTAAGCCAGTTGCAAAAGAGTGATTTTCTCGTTGATGGACTTTTTGGCTTTGGTCTAACTCGTGCTTTAACCGATAATATCGCGGAAATTATTATCCAAGTCAATCAATGGCAGTTACCGATCGCCAGTATCGACATTCCTTCCGGTTTACATACGGATACAGGAGAAGTACTGGGTACAGCTATTGTTGCGAGCCAAAGTTTCTGTTTAGGACTCTGGAAATTAGCTTATTTTCAAGATCCGGCTTTGCCCTATTTCGGACAGGTTGAACGCTTAGATTTTGGCATTCCTGCTCATTTTTTACAAGCAAGTTTAGCCCATGAAATAACTCCTAAAATTTTAAGCCAGTCATTAGCCCTAGACTGTTTGCCGTTACCTCGTCCTTTATTAGCCCATAAATATCAACAGGGTCATTTACTGTTAATTTGTGGTTCTCGTCGCTATGCGGGGGGGGCTATTTTAGCCGCTTTAGGGGCTAGAGCCAGTGGTATTGGGATGTTATCTATTGCGGTTCCAGCCGAGTTAAAACCGTTGTTAGTGAGTCATCTTCCTGAAGCTTTAATTATTGATTGTCCTGAAACAAACTCTGGCGCGATCGCCAATTTACCCAGTTTAATAGAAGATTTTTCTCAATATAGTTTGATAGCCATTGGGCCGGGATTAACCTTAGAATGTCAAGCCTTAGTTAGCAAGGTTTTAAAAGCCGATATTCCTGTCATTATTGATGCTGATGGTTTAACGAGTTTAGCTCAATTAGGAGTTAATAAAATTTTAAGTCACCGCTCAAAGCCAACGATTTTAACCCCCCATTTGGGAGAATTTAAACGTTTATTTCCTGATCTCAATAATCCAAATACTGATCGGATTAAGTCGGTACAACAAGCGGCGAAAACGAGTCAAGGGATCATTTTATTGAAAGGGGCCAGAACGGCGATCGCGGCTCCTGATGGTCAAACCTGGTTAATTCCAGAAAGTACTCCAGCCTTAGCGAGGGGAGGAAGTGGAGATGTGTTAACTGGCTTGATGGGCGGGTTATTAGCTCAATCTTTAGATTGCCATTATCCTCTAGCACAAATGGTAGCAACGGCGGCTTGGTGGCACGCTCAGGCAGGTATTTTAGCCGTCAAGGAACGCACAGAATTAGGGGTTGATGCCTTTACCTTGAGTCAGTATTTAATCCCAGCTATTCAGCAATTTTCGGAATCTTAA
- a CDS encoding GNAT family N-acetyltransferase, whose protein sequence is MINCLQIRDALPSDLTQIVAIYNASIPNYLATADTEPITVESRLQWFANHSASTYPLWIMENEQQQMLGWLGFQAFYGRPAYRKTAELSIYIDPAFQGQGLGKRLLAEAIAQSPRLGLKTLLGFIFGHNQPSLKLFSQYQFEQWGFLPLVADLGEKERDLVIMGRRVN, encoded by the coding sequence ATGATAAATTGTCTCCAAATCCGAGATGCCTTACCATCAGATTTAACACAAATTGTTGCCATCTATAATGCCAGTATTCCCAACTATTTGGCAACAGCAGACACCGAGCCGATTACAGTAGAAAGTCGGTTACAGTGGTTTGCGAACCATTCAGCGAGTACTTATCCACTCTGGATTATGGAAAATGAACAGCAACAAATGTTAGGTTGGCTAGGATTTCAAGCTTTTTATGGTCGTCCAGCCTATCGTAAAACGGCTGAGTTAAGTATCTATATCGATCCCGCATTTCAAGGCCAGGGATTGGGTAAACGATTATTAGCAGAAGCGATCGCCCAAAGTCCCCGATTGGGATTAAAAACCTTATTAGGATTTATTTTTGGCCATAATCAACCCAGTTTAAAACTTTTTTCTCAGTATCAATTTGAACAATGGGGATTTTTGCCATTAGTAGCTGATTTAGGAGAAAAAGAAAGGGATCTGGTAATTATGGGAAGACGGGTTAACTGA
- a CDS encoding type II toxin-antitoxin system RelE/ParE family toxin, with translation MLMRRKYKDKRTERFARGERVKEFQSFDRQAYKRLEILESAKNKQDLLLLPSNRFESLSGDRQGQYSIRINDKWRICFEWIEEDSEPWEIEIVNYHT, from the coding sequence ATGCTTATGCGCCGAAAATATAAAGATAAAAGAACTGAACGTTTTGCAAGAGGGGAAAGAGTTAAAGAATTTCAGTCTTTTGACAGGCAAGCCTATAAACGATTGGAAATCCTCGAATCAGCCAAAAATAAGCAAGATCTCCTCTTATTGCCCAGTAACCGTTTTGAATCCTTATCAGGCGATCGCCAGGGTCAATATAGCATTCGTATTAATGATAAATGGCGGATTTGCTTTGAATGGATAGAAGAAGATTCCGAACCCTGGGAAATCGAAATTGTTAATTATCACACTTAG
- a CDS encoding shikimate kinase, giving the protein MTNLMTELLQGLNLYLIGMMGTGKTTIGYQLAQQLGYRFFDTDVLIERVTGQTIKTLFAELGEENFRALESRVLGEVAGCTRSVIATGGGIVLRSENWGLLRHGLIIWLDAPIALLVERLKEDQTRPLLAEEDLATKLITLSAQRQHLYAEADLHIKITDTQTPEEIITNILTQLPTVLISSQISQAEQN; this is encoded by the coding sequence ATGACAAATTTAATGACAGAGCTATTGCAAGGTCTAAACCTCTATCTGATTGGCATGATGGGAACGGGTAAAACAACCATTGGCTACCAACTGGCACAACAATTGGGTTATCGTTTTTTCGATACAGATGTGTTGATTGAGCGGGTAACGGGACAGACGATTAAGACACTGTTTGCAGAGTTAGGTGAGGAGAATTTTCGCGCCTTAGAAAGTCGAGTATTAGGAGAAGTTGCGGGCTGTACGCGCAGTGTCATTGCCACAGGGGGCGGTATTGTACTGCGTTCTGAGAATTGGGGCTTGCTTCGTCATGGGTTGATCATTTGGTTAGATGCACCGATCGCCCTTTTGGTGGAGCGTTTAAAGGAAGATCAAACTCGTCCGCTTCTGGCTGAAGAAGATTTGGCAACAAAATTAATCACCCTGTCAGCGCAAAGACAACATTTGTATGCCGAGGCAGATTTACACATCAAAATCACGGATACTCAAACACCAGAAGAGATTATTACCAACATCTTGACCCAACTACCAACTGTTTTAATCAGTTCCCAGATCAGTCAAGCGGAACAAAATTAA
- a CDS encoding Rpn family recombination-promoting nuclease/putative transposase codes for MFDNVSKFLAENFSEDYATWLLGRPVTLTKLSPTELSLEPIRADSLILEQSEDLVLHLEFQTEPDETMGFRMLDYRVRVYRRFPLKTMHQVVIYLKRTKSALVYQDSFQLGATTHHYRVIRLWEQSSDLFLKNQGLLPLAVLTQSSDPELILRQVVEVLETIKDTQIKANLMAATSVFGGLVLTPRLIKTILRSEIMKESAVYQEILQEGEQRGLLKGKLEGKLEGKLETIPLLTKLGLSIAEIAEELDIDVALVNQFVANQNN; via the coding sequence ATGTTTGATAACGTCTCCAAATTTCTAGCCGAAAACTTTTCTGAAGATTATGCTACTTGGTTGCTCGGTCGTCCCGTCACATTGACGAAACTGAGTCCAACGGAATTATCTTTAGAACCGATTCGCGCTGATTCCCTAATATTGGAACAATCGGAAGACCTAGTATTACACCTAGAATTTCAGACTGAACCTGATGAAACAATGGGTTTTCGGATGTTAGATTATCGAGTCAGGGTTTATCGTCGTTTTCCGCTTAAAACCATGCACCAAGTGGTTATTTATCTGAAACGAACTAAATCGGCCTTGGTTTATCAAGATAGCTTTCAACTAGGAGCAACAACTCATCATTATCGAGTCATTCGTCTTTGGGAACAGTCTTCTGATTTATTTCTAAAAAATCAAGGTTTATTGCCTCTAGCGGTGTTAACTCAAAGTTCTGATCCCGAATTAATATTGAGACAGGTCGTAGAGGTTTTAGAGACCATTAAGGATACTCAAATTAAAGCCAATCTAATGGCTGCAACCTCCGTTTTTGGAGGACTTGTACTAACCCCTAGGCTTATTAAAACAATTTTACGGAGTGAAATTATGAAGGAATCAGCCGTTTACCAAGAAATTCTACAGGAAGGGGAGCAGCGAGGTCTTCTAAAAGGTAAACTTGAGGGAAAACTTGAGGGCAAACTTGAGACGATTCCCCTACTGACAAAATTAGGATTATCGATCGCAGAAATTGCTGAGGAATTAGATATTGATGTTGCTTTAGTCAATCAGTTTGTGGCTAATCAGAATAATTAA
- a CDS encoding M10 family metallopeptidase C-terminal domain-containing protein: protein MSNVSVSSLASVYDQLTSFANLSNFWSLFDTAFGSSYDYATAANFRSQWQSGNFSLFPQIEVVSGDVLGTANGAYAISTNRIYLSDRFVSSASQQSLEAVILEEIGHFVDAQVNATDTPGDEGELFSDLVRGVSVSDSELSRMKGENDWAAIVVNGQSIAVEQSITQIGTYDTPSYAEGVQVVGNYAYVADDYSGLQIINISNPAAPTLTGSYDTTGYAYGVQVVGNYAYVADAYSGLQIINISNPAAPTLAGSYDTTGYAYWVQVVGNYAYVADFYSGLQIINISNPAAPTLTGSYDTPSYAFEVQVVGNYAYVADWDSGLQIINISNPAAPTLTGSYDTTGFAYGVQVVGNYAYVADDYSGLQIINISNPAAPTLAGTYDTPGFAQKVQEVGNYAYVADSDSGLQIIDISNPAAPTLAGTYDTPSLANGVQVVGNYAYVADYDGGLKILDVSDFTSTPTTVNLAVAPTSVTEDGTTNLVYSFTRTGPTTNALTVNYSIAGTADATDYTGATPETGKTITFAAGSATATLTINPTADTTIEANETVALTLATGTGYTIGTTTAVTGTITNDDLPSINLSPNGQTAVEGLTSPQNLSYTVSLSSSSTQTITVQYSTANGTALAGSDYTATTGTLTFNPGVTNKTISIPILNNSVNEANETFTVKLTSPTNAILGGTATVTNTITDTLSASTTTTLAANVENLLLTGTTAIYGTGNAGNNVITGNSAANTLDGKAGIDTLTGGTGTDTFVFQFGQSLVANSDRITDFAIGTDKIDLLTQSGLATNAPTAFTRAVDSSAANLTTVVNNVFTDANGAIAGNQALAINSAALVKVTTTGITGTYLVVNDGTAGFQATNDLLINITGFTGTIPALGTIAVNSFFV from the coding sequence ATGTCTAACGTTTCTGTTTCGAGTCTCGCGTCTGTTTATGATCAACTCACGAGTTTTGCTAATTTGAGCAATTTCTGGAGTCTGTTTGATACGGCTTTTGGGTCAAGTTATGATTACGCAACGGCGGCAAATTTTCGTTCGCAATGGCAGAGTGGGAATTTTAGTTTGTTTCCCCAGATTGAAGTTGTTAGTGGCGATGTTTTGGGTACGGCGAATGGTGCTTATGCGATTAGTACGAATAGGATTTATTTGTCGGATCGGTTTGTGAGTTCGGCGAGTCAGCAGTCTTTGGAGGCGGTGATATTAGAGGAAATTGGGCATTTTGTGGATGCTCAGGTGAATGCAACGGATACGCCAGGGGATGAGGGGGAGTTGTTTTCGGATTTGGTGCGGGGAGTGAGTGTGAGTGACTCGGAGTTGAGTCGGATGAAGGGGGAAAATGATTGGGCGGCGATCGTGGTTAATGGGCAATCTATCGCGGTGGAGCAGTCTATTACCCAGATTGGAACCTATGACACCCCAAGCTACGCTGAGGGGGTACAGGTAGTGGGTAACTATGCCTATGTCGCGGATGATTATTCAGGACTACAAATCATCAACATCAGTAACCCCGCCGCCCCCACTCTCACTGGTTCCTATGACACTACAGGCTACGCTTATGGGGTACAAGTAGTGGGCAATTATGCCTATGTCGCCGATGCTTATTCAGGACTACAAATCATCAACATCAGTAACCCCGCCGCCCCCACTCTAGCTGGTTCCTATGACACTACAGGCTACGCTTATTGGGTACAAGTAGTGGGCAATTATGCCTATGTCGCGGATTTTTATTCAGGGCTGCAGATCATCAACATCAGTAACCCCGCCGCCCCCACTCTCACTGGTTCCTATGACACCCCAAGCTACGCTTTTGAGGTACAAGTAGTGGGCAACTATGCCTATGTCGCAGATTGGGATTCAGGGCTGCAAATCATCAACATCAGTAACCCCGCCGCCCCCACTCTCACTGGTTCCTATGACACTACAGGCTTCGCTTATGGGGTACAAGTAGTGGGCAATTATGCCTATGTCGCGGATGATTATTCAGGGCTGCAGATCATCAACATCAGTAACCCCGCCGCTCCCACTCTCGCTGGAACCTATGACACCCCAGGCTTCGCTCAGAAGGTACAGGAAGTGGGCAACTACGCCTATGTCGCGGATAGTGATTCAGGGCTGCAAATCATCGACATCAGTAACCCCGCCGCTCCCACTCTCGCTGGAACCTATGACACCCCAAGCCTCGCTAATGGGGTACAAGTGGTGGGCAACTATGCCTATGTCGCGGATTATGATGGCGGTTTAAAAATCCTTGATGTCAGTGACTTCACAAGTACACCCACCACCGTTAACCTAGCCGTCGCTCCCACCAGCGTCACCGAAGATGGCACAACTAATCTGGTCTATAGCTTCACCCGCACAGGCCCAACCACCAACGCCCTCACCGTCAACTACAGCATTGCAGGAACAGCCGACGCAACCGACTACACAGGGGCAACCCCTGAAACAGGAAAAACCATCACTTTTGCAGCAGGTTCAGCAACAGCAACCCTAACCATAAATCCCACAGCCGATACCACCATCGAAGCTAACGAAACCGTAGCCCTCACTTTAGCAACAGGCACAGGCTATACCATTGGAACAACGACTGCTGTAACAGGAACCATCACCAACGATGACTTACCCAGTATTAATCTGAGTCCTAATGGTCAAACCGCTGTCGAGGGCTTAACCAGTCCCCAAAACCTGAGTTATACCGTTAGCTTATCTAGTAGTAGCACTCAAACTATTACCGTTCAGTACAGCACTGCCAACGGAACTGCTTTAGCTGGCTCAGACTATACCGCTACAACGGGAACCCTCACCTTTAACCCTGGTGTCACCAATAAAACGATTTCGATTCCCATTCTCAATAATTCTGTTAATGAAGCAAATGAAACCTTTACGGTCAAGTTAACAAGTCCTACTAATGCAATCTTAGGAGGAACAGCGACAGTAACCAACACCATTACCGATACCCTTTCAGCTTCGACTACCACGACCCTAGCCGCTAATGTCGAAAATTTACTCCTGACAGGAACTACGGCTATTTATGGTACAGGTAATGCAGGCAATAACGTCATTACAGGAAACAGTGCGGCTAATACTTTAGATGGTAAAGCAGGAATCGATACTCTCACAGGCGGAACAGGAACCGATACCTTTGTTTTCCAATTTGGCCAATCTCTAGTTGCTAACAGCGATCGCATTACTGATTTTGCGATAGGAACCGATAAAATTGACTTGTTGACTCAAAGTGGTTTAGCGACAAATGCACCTACTGCTTTCACTCGTGCGGTTGATAGTTCTGCGGCTAATTTAACTACCGTTGTTAATAACGTCTTCACTGATGCTAACGGAGCGATCGCAGGCAATCAAGCCTTAGCAATTAACAGTGCCGCTTTAGTCAAAGTTACTACTACTGGCATTACTGGGACTTATCTTGTGGTTAACGATGGCACTGCTGGCTTCCAGGCTACCAATGATCTCTTAATTAATATCACAGGCTTTACTGGTACAATTCCCGCCTTGGGAACCATTGCAGTTAATAGCTTTTTTGTTTAA
- a CDS encoding HigA family addiction module antitoxin — protein MVRPAIHPGEILADELQEIGISATDLARQLHVPTNRITQILNGQRAITADTALRLGQWFGTSPELWLNLQKSYELRLAEQQIGEEIQKTIPCRAVFS, from the coding sequence ATGGTACGCCCTGCTATTCATCCTGGTGAAATTTTAGCTGATGAACTTCAAGAAATTGGCATCAGCGCGACCGATTTAGCTCGTCAACTTCATGTTCCTACTAACCGAATTACCCAAATTCTTAACGGCCAACGAGCAATTACGGCAGATACAGCCTTGCGATTAGGTCAATGGTTTGGAACAAGTCCTGAGTTGTGGCTAAATTTACAAAAATCCTATGAGTTACGATTAGCTGAACAACAAATTGGCGAGGAAATTCAAAAAACAATTCCCTGTCGTGCTGTTTTTAGTTAA
- a CDS encoding Rpn family recombination-promoting nuclease/putative transposase, translating into MFDNVCKFLAENFSEDYATWLLGRPVTLTKLSPTELSLEPIRADSLILEQSEDFVLHLEFQTEPDETMGFRMLDYRVRVYRRFPTKTMNQVVIYLKPTKSTLVYRDSFQVGETIHRYRVIRLWEQSSDLFLNSSGLLPLAVLTQSSDPTIILRKVAEVLETIPDNNVKQNLTAATAVFGGLVIKPDIVKTILRSQFMKESAVYQEILQEGRQEGLQRGRQEGKLEGKLEGKLEGKLEVARQLLQLEMPLAQVAQVTGLSEAELRQGLSL; encoded by the coding sequence ATGTTTGATAATGTTTGCAAATTTCTCGCCGAAAATTTTTCCGAAGATTATGCCACTTGGTTACTTGGTCGTCCTGTTACCTTGACGAAACTGAGTCCAACGGAGTTATCTTTAGAACCGATCCGCGCTGATTCTCTAATTTTAGAGCAATCGGAAGATTTTGTATTACATCTGGAATTTCAAACCGAACCCGATGAAACAATGGGTTTTCGGATGCTGGATTATCGAGTTAGGGTTTATCGTCGTTTCCCAACCAAAACCATGAACCAAGTGGTTATTTATCTGAAACCCACAAAATCGACTTTAGTTTATCGGGATAGTTTTCAAGTGGGAGAAACTATTCATCGTTATCGAGTCATTCGTTTATGGGAACAATCCTCAGATTTATTTCTAAACAGTTCAGGCTTATTACCCTTAGCGGTGTTAACCCAAAGTTCTGACCCAACGATAATATTAAGAAAAGTAGCCGAAGTCTTGGAAACCATTCCCGATAATAATGTAAAGCAAAATTTAACCGCCGCGACGGCTGTGTTTGGAGGATTGGTTATTAAACCTGATATTGTAAAAACTATCTTAAGGAGTCAATTTATGAAAGAATCAGCCGTTTATCAAGAAATTCTTCAAGAAGGTCGCCAAGAAGGTCTTCAGAGGGGTCGTCAGGAAGGCAAATTAGAGGGCAAGCTAGAGGGCAAGTTAGAGGGCAAGTTAGAAGTTGCTCGACAGCTTTTGCAGTTGGAGATGCCTTTGGCTCAGGTGGCTCAGGTGACGGGTTTATCCGAAGCAGAGTTACGGCAGGGTTTGTCGCTCTAA